The genome window AACCGCCATCCGCTTTGGCGCGACCCATATCCGGGTCGGCAGCGCGATCTTCGGCGCCCGCCCGAAACCCGTCTGAATCGTCACAGCTTCCGGCGGATGTCCAGCCAGGCAGGACCATCGAGGCGGCTTAACAGATCCTGCAGATCCGCCCGGTCGAGCGCGATGCAGCCGGCCGTGGGCTTCCCCTCCGGATTCCGGCAATGCAGGAAGATGGCGCTTCCGGCACCGGGGATGACCGGGTCGCTGTTGTGGTCGGTGGTGACGACAAGGTCGTAGAGCCCGTCCTCGCGCCACATCGCCTCGTGGGAAGCGGGGTAGGGCCGCAGGACGTGCCGGTTATAGGCCGGATCGCGCGGATCGTCGCACCAGCCATCCCGTTCCTGCAGCGCTGCCGTCGGCAGGCCGGTTTCCGGCGGGTCGACGCGGTCGGGTCGGTAATAGACCTGCACCAAACGCCACCGCCCGATCGGTGTCGCGCCGTCGCCCTCGGACTTCCGCGCGGCGTCGATCAGTCCGCTGCGCCCCATGGCACAGGGCACGCCGACACCATCCGGCAGGATCAGCCGCGCCCCATCGGTCAGGATTTCCGTCACGATTCCCTCCGCAAAGGCCGTTCACCGGGAACTCCGCTTCTATTGCTTCATGGATTCGTATTTCTGCAAGGCCTCCATCATGGCGGCCGGCAGATCCTCGGTCGGCACCGGATCGAAAAACGCGGCGGACTGGGTCCGGGCACGCCCCGTTCCGGCGGTCGCGGAGGCCGTGGAGGGCTCCGACGCCGGGGCAGGGGCGGGCGCGGGAGTAGGAGCGGGAGAAGGAAGGGGTGCCGCCGCCATTTCCGGAGCGGTCACGATCTTGGGCGGCGGGCCGGACATCGGCGCACGCGGGGCATGGCCGGCCTGCGGCTGCTGGGCCATCCGCATCAGGACGTTCGCCGCTTCGGGGGACAGGTTGGGGACGCCCTGGGCCGCCGCGGTGACCGCGGAGTCCGGCGCGGATGCGGACGGCGCCGGCTGGGCCGGACCGGTCTGCAGGATAGCGGGGGCGCCCGGCGGATGCAGGACGGCCATCGGAGAATTGCCGGACGGCTGAGCCGCAAAGGGCGACCCCACCGGCTGCGCCGCCATCAGCGGGCTCGCCTGGCTGCGCTGGGCGGGTGCGGGCGACTGCAGCGCGGCCTGCAGGGCAGCGACATTGCCAGGATCCGCGTTCGGTCCAGCCGGTCCCGCGGCCGGCGCAATCGCCGCGAGGTCGGCCGCTGCAGGCTCTTCAGCCTGCGCCACTGTACTGCCGGTATCCGACGGGTCATCGCTGAAGGCGGCCAGGACCGATCCCGTCACATCCCGGCCCGTCACATCCTCACTGACATTGTCCGCCAGCGCCGACGCAAAGCCCAGAGGGCCGCCATACAGTGTTCCGCCGGCCAGGCGGGCGCCCTGGCTGATCTCGTCGCCGGTCATGGCACGGTAGACGGTGGAAACACCGGGAATATGCTGCAGCGGATTGACGATATCGATCAGGTCGGCAATCCCGAACCCGTCTTCGCCAAAGAAATTGTCATTGCGAATGCCGACCGGTGCCTCGCCGCTGTCACGTTCTTCGGGACGGCTGGGCAAACGGGCGTAGACATCGTTGCCGGCACTTTCGCTGATTTCGGTTCGACCGCCTGACGAATGGGCGCCCGGTAGGTTGGAAGCCCGGGACAGGGCCGCGGCGAAACGGATCTGTTCCTGCCCTTCCTCCGGCCGGCCGCGGCGGATCGCAGTATTGTTCTGCGCCGCGGCACCGGCCGAAAACAGGGACCAGGACGACGATTCCGTCTGTGGCTGGGTCATGACACGCCTCTCTCTCCATCTCCGCAGGCAATACAAGCAATCCCCGTGCCATTTTCGTCGGTCCGATATTCCCCATTTCGTGACTTTCCCAGTCACGGTAGCATCGTGTTAATGTCCGGCGATATCGCGGACTACCGGCAATGGCGGACCGCACAGCGGCATATCGGGAGAACCATGAGCGGCAAGAAAATCCTTTTATGCGACGATGACGAGGCCCTGCGTCAGTCGCTGGCGGAACAGCTACAGCTTCACGAAGAATTCGAAACGGTCCAGGTCGGGTCGGCCGGTGATGCCATCGCCGCCGCGAAGGAGCATCATTTCGACGCGATCGTGCTCGATGTCGGCCTGCCCGACATGGACGGGCGGGAGGCCTGTCGGCTGCTGCGGCGCAACGGGGTGAAATGCCCGGTGCTGATGCTGACGGCCCATGATTCCGATTCCGACACCATTCTGGGCCTCGATGCCGGCGCCAATGATTACGTCGCCAAGCCGTTTCGGCTGAATGTGCTGCTGGCCCGATTGCGGGCCCAGCTGCGCCAGCATGAACAGAGCGAGGATGCGGTCTTCGCCATCGGCCCCTACAGTTTCCGCCCGGCACAAAAACTCCTGCTGGAGGAAGACAAGAACAGGAAGGTGCGCCTGACGGAAAAGGAGACCGCGATCCTGAAGTATCTCTATCGCGCCGGCATGAAGGTGATATCGCGCGACACGCTTCTGGGTGAGGTCTGGGGCTACAATGCCGGGGTCACCACCCATACGCTGGAGACCCATGTCTACCGGCTGCGTCAGAAGATCGAACGCGATCCGTCCAATGCGGAAATCCTGGTCACGGAGCCGGGCGGCTACAAGCTGGTTCCCTAGCCGCGGCTAACCGCGCGACATCCGGCCGGATGCCCGTATCTTGCGGTGAATGGCCAATGCCGCGAGGGTCGCGCACAGGGTCGACGCGGCGGCCGTCCACCAGCCGCCGGACCAGCCCCAGACGCTGCCGCCGACCCAGCCGATCACGATCGGGCCGGCCAGGACACCGAGATTCCGTCCCGCCATCAGCATGCCGAAAGCCGCCGTGCCGGTACCGCCAGGGCCGAGCAGACGGCCCGGCAGCGCAAAGAGGCAGGTCGGCGTGATGCCCGCGAAAAATCCGTAGGCAAGCAAGACCAGCACCCCGGTCCAGTCCGTCCCGGCCAGCGGGCCGAGCAGCAGAACCAGAACCTGCCCGGCCAGAACCACCGCCAGAAGCCGGGCGATGGGCAGGCCCGATTTGAGCAGGATCGCGGCGAACAGATTGCAGCCCGCGATCGCCGCAACGGTCAGGCCGTAGAATTCCTTCGCCCGGGCATGATCCATGCCCCGGTCGGCCACCAGATATTCCGGCAGCCAGCTCAGGACGGCGATGTTTTGCAGCGCCCAGAAGCTGAAACATAGGGCCACCAGCATCATGCCCCGCCGCGCCTCGGGCGGCAGATCGGGCGCCCCGCCCTGCGCGGTCGGCAGGGCCAGCCGCCGCCCGTCGCCGCGGGCCAGCCACAGCGTCCAGCCGGCGATCGTCACGGCAATCACGATGCCGCCCCACCAGACGCTGGGCCAGACCGCATCCCCCGGCAGCAGGGTCTCCGCCGCCCGGCCGATCAAAGTGGCGACCAGCCCGCCGAGGGGAATCCAGGTCGCCGCCAGCGCCGCAGCAATCGGCAGGTGTCGGGGTGCGGCGTTGCGGGTCATCAGGGTCGGCCCGGCGACCGCCAGAATCGCCATCGCCATGCCCTCCAGCCCCCGGCCCGCCAGCACGGCCCATCCATTTTCCGGCAGGGTCAGGATCGGCGCGGCACCCAGCACCGCCAGCAGACAGCCCGCGACCAGCCAGGCGGCCGTCGACTGGCGCTGCATTGCCTGACCGATCTTGACGGAAAGCCCCAGACCGATCACCGCAAAGATCGACATGAAACCGCCCGCCAGTTCCGGTCCGTAATCGAAACGATCCAGCATTTCCGGCAGAACCGGCGGCAGCTTGAGCTGCTGATAGGCGGCCAGCAGCGCAACACACAATCCGAACAGAATGCCTGTCCAGTCGCTGCGCGCGTCGCGCATCTGCGGTCCGGGCACCGGGCCATCGGTCATGATTGTGAAACTCCGTTCCGTCCGGTCGGAAAGCCGCCGGCGTCACCGGGCGGTGGGGCGGCACATGGTTTGCGTTCCTCAGATACCCGCTATAGCATCCGGATCGGGGCATGTCCCGCCGCGCGGAAGCGAGGGCGGTATCGACAATTTCCCCCGGGGGAGCACGGTCCGGGGAAGCATAAAGAGGGATTGCCATGGCGCGCGACCAGGGACGCCCGGAATTCTTCGTGAAGTTCTGGGGGACCCGGGGCAGCATTGCCTGTTCGGGACCGGATACGATGCGATATGGCGGCAACACCTCCTGCATCGAGGTGATGTGCGGCAGTCAGCGCCTGATTTTTGACGGCGGAACGGGACTGCGCAAGCTGGGCCGGGAAATCGCACAGGAAGGGCCGCAGGATATCGACCTGTTCCTGACGCATACGCATCTGGACCACATCATCGGCCTGCCCTTCTTCGTGCCGTTCCACATCCCCGGCAACAATCCGCGCGTCTGGGCGGGCAACCTGCTGCCGGACCGTACACTGAAGGGAACCCTGTCCGACATGATGCAGGCGCCGCTGTTCCCGGTGCCGCCGGAAACCTTCCGCGCCAATGTCGAATTCCACGATTTCGAAGCCGGGGACACCCTGACACCGGGGACCGGAATTACCCTGCGCACCGCGCCGCTGAACCATCCGAACGGCGCCTGCGGCTATCGCATCGAATTCGACGGACGGTCGATCTGTTACATCACCGATACCGAACATTATCCGGAAGGCCGCGACCAGACCGTGGTCGACCTCGTGCGCGGTGCGGACATCATGATCTATGACGCCACCTATACCGAGGAGGAATATCCCCGTTTCGTCGGGTTCGGACATTCCACCTGGGAAGAGGCGGTCCGGGTCGCCGATGCGGCGGGCGTGAAGACACTGGTGCTGTTCCATCACGAACCGACCCATGACGACGAATTCATGGACGACATCGCCGAAGCGGTGGACGAGGCCCGGCCCGGCAGCGTCGTCGCCCGCGAAGGCATGATGATGCGCCCCTGACCCCGGACGGAAAGGAAGGTCGGAGGCAATGTACGGCTCCTCCCCCCTGCTGCGCCGGCTGACGCTGGGTCTGCCGACCGTGCTCGGCCTCGCGAAGCGCGGATACTTCATCCCTTACCGCTACGCGGCCGGCATTCCGGCCCGGGCGGAACGCGCCGCCTTTCCCTTCGTCGAGGACCTGTTTCGGGATCGGGAAAGCGATTTTCTGGACCTCCTGGACGTGCCGGACGATCTGATCCTGTCCCTGGCGGACCGGTTCAACTGGCCGGCGCCCCCGTCACCGCGCTGGCAGCAGGTCTGGTTTCCCCGCCTTGATGCGCTGGCGACCTATCTGCTGGTCCGACGGCACCGGCCGCGCCGGATCGTGGAGATCGGCAGCGGCCATTCGACCCGGTTCGCCGCCGCCGCGATCCGGGATGACGGGCTGAAAACGGAAATCCGCGCCGTCGATCCGGATCCGCGTGCCGATCTGGAACATCTGAAATGCGTCAGCTTCCACCGCATGCCGCTGCAGGACGTGCCGATGTCCGAATTCGCGGATCTGGCGCCCGGCGATTTCCTGATGATCGATTCCAGCCATATCGCCATGCCGGGCAGCGATGTGGATATCCTGCTGGGTCGCATCGTGCCGTCCCTGCCGGCCGGGGTCTTCATCCAGGTCCACGACATGTTCCTGCCCGACCCCTATCCGGAATCCTGGACCTGGCGCGGCTATAACGAGCAGCTGCCGGTGGCCGCGTTGATGGCGGGCGGAGCGGTGGAGCCGGTCTGGTCGAGCCGCTGGATCGCCACACGCCACCACGCCGTCATCAAAAACGGGCCCATCGCGCAGATCCCGATCTGGGAGGATGTGCCGGAAACCTCGCTCTGGCTGCGCAAGATCCGGTGACCGCGCACCGCGTTAGGATCGCCAAGGTTCCCGCGCCCGCAGGAACTCACAGGAAGGGGAAGCTCTATTCCGCGGCGGTCCAGAGCGGGTTGCTGATCTTTTCCAGAAAGGCCTTGTGGGCGGCTTCTTCCTCGGCGCTGGGCGCGTGCGGACGGGGTTCGCGAACCGGCCGGTCAGAGATCGTGGTGACGCGGGAAGCGGCCCTGGACGTGCCTTGCGACGGCCCGTCATCGCCGAAGGTCAGGCCCGTCTGGCGCCCGCCGGTCAGTTCGATATAGACCTCGGCCAGCAACTCGGCATCCAGCAGGGCGCCGTGTTTGGTCCGCGCCGAATTGTCGATGGCAAAGCGCTTGCACAGCGCGTCCAGGCTGACCGCCGCGCCGGGAAACTTCTCGCGCGCCATGGCGACGGTATCGATCGACTGCGACATCGGCAGGGTCGGACGTCCGCAGGCCTTCAGTTCCGCATTCAGGAACTTCATGTCGAAGGCCGCGTTGTGGATCACCAGCTTGGCGTCCCCGACAAAGGCCAGGAAATCCTCGACCACATCCTGAAACAACGGCTTGTCCGCCAGAAACGCCTCGGACAGGCCATGAACCTGGAAGGCCTCGACCGGCATGTCGCGTTCCGGATTCAGATAGACATGGTAGGTCTCGCCCGTCGGGACACGATTGATCAGCTCGACCCCGCCGATTTCAACAACGCGGTGACCCCCGGCCGGGTCCAGGCCTGTCGTTTCCGTATCGAAACAGATCTCACGCATGCGGATTTCTCCAACGGTTTCGGGCGACAACCGGCATTTTGAGGGTGTTCTCCAGCGCCCGCAAGACCGGTCGCCGGCCCAGGGACGACCAGATCACGATATCGGCGCGGCGGCGTTTCTCCCCTTCCGGCATCTGGCGTGCGCGGATATCCCGCAGTTTTTCCGGCGTCATGCCGGGCCGGGCGAGAACCCGTTGTGCCTGAATGAACAGCGGCGCGGTCACCGCGATGGTCAGATCGCACAGGCGCTCGCCACCGGTTTCGAACAGCAGTGGCACGTCCAGGACAGCGGCCCTCCGCCCGTGCAGCATGCAGGATTTCAGAAATCCGTCGCGATCCGCCGCAACCATCGGGTGCAGGATCGACTCCAGTGTCTTCAGCGCGGCCGGGTCGCCGAACACTTTCGGGCCCAGCGCCGCCCGGTCCACGGCACCATCCTTCGTGGCCCCGGGAAAGGCGGCTTCTATGGCGGGGACTGCCGCACCGCCCGGACCGGTCAGACGATGCACCGTCGCATCGGCATCATGAACCGGCACGCCCAGCCCGCGCAGCATCGCGCTGGCCGTGCTTTTCCCCATGCCGATCGATCCGGTCAGGCCGATCACGATCATGCTGCCATCGCCCCCAGAACGACCCGGCGCAGATCATCGTCCACCTGCGGCGTTTCCGGCGGGTTGAACCACGCCTCGAACCCCGGCACCGCCTGGTGCAGCAGCATGCCCAGACCGTCGACCGTCGAATTGCCACGTGCACGCGCGGCGGCCAGAAGCCCGGTTTCCAGGGGCTTGTAGACGATATCGGTGACAAAGGCGGATGTCGGCAGGACGGTCAGATCGATTTCCAGCGGCGGCTGCCCCGCCATGCCGAGACTCGTCGTGTTGACCAGCAGATCGCAATCCGACAGGTCCGGCGCGGTGGCCGCAATCAGCCTTGCCGAGCCGGCTTCCGACAATTCCTCGACCAGTCGCTCGGCCCGGGCGACGGTGCGGTTGACGATGCGGATTTCCTGGAAGCCCAGATCCTGCAGGGCCGCCACCACGGCACGGGCCGCCCCTCCGGCACCCAGGACAATTGCCGACCCCCGTCCGATCCGACCCCATCCTGCCGCGGTCTCCAGATTGCGGCGAAAGCCGTACAGATCGGTGTTCCGCCCTTCGATCGTCCCGTCAGGCAGGCGCACCACCGTGTTGACGGCACCTAGACGCCGGGCGGCCTGGTCGAGCCGGTCGCAGAAGCGAAAGGCCGCCTCCTTATGGGGCACGGTGACATTCATCCCGACCCAGCCTTCATCCTGCAGCAGGCTGGTCATATCGGATTCGAAACGCTCTGGCGCGATTTCCCGGCGCTCGTAGCGTCCCGGCAGACCGAAGCGTTTCAGCCAGGTGCCATGCAGGACCGGCGACAGCGACTGCGCGACGGGCATGCCGACAACACCGGCAACGGGTCCGGCATTCGATCCGGTCATGACGTGATGGCCCCGTTCTGTCGCAGGAAACCCAGAAGCGCCAGCAAGGGCAGACCCAGAACGGTGAAATAGTCCCCCTCGACCCGGCTGAACAGTTGCGCGCCCAGCCCTTCCAACCGGTATCCGCCGACCGATCCCAGCCCGTCTTCGCCCACGGCATCGACATAGCGGCGGATGAAATCGGGGCTCAACCGGCGCATTGTCATATGTGCCGGTTCCACCAGCCCCCAGAGACGCTGGCCGTCCTGCATCACGGACACACCGGCAAACAGACTGTGACGCTGGCCACTCAATGCTTCCAGATGGCCCCGCAGATGATCCAGATCCGGCGGCTTGTCGAACCAGACGCCGTTACAGTCCAGGGTCTGATCGGCACCGATGACCAAGGCGCCGGGATGACGCTGACTGACCTTCAGTGCCTTCAGATCGGACAGGGCTTCCGCGACCTGGGCGGCGCTGGCTCCTTCGGCGCGCAGCGATTCCTTGACCGCATCCTCATCCACATTGGCCGGATCGATCTCGATGGTAAGGCCCGCCCCCCGTAACAGATCGGCACGCGTGCGGCTGCCCGAAGCCAGGACGATGGTCTTGGACTGACCGATGGCGGTCGCCGAACCCACGGTCATGCCGCCCCTCCCGGTCCCCCGTTTCGGTTTTCCAGACGCCGGTCATAATGCTGGATGACCGCCGCCGCCGTTTCCTCGATCGAACGGCGCGATACATCGATGACGGGCCAGTCGCGTTCACGGCAGATCCGGCGGCAGGTCATGACTTCCTTCTTCACGGTTTCCAGATCGACATAGTCCGTTTCGTCATCCTCCGCGATCATCTTCAGCCGGTTCTTGCGGATCTGTACCAGGCTGGCGGGATCCTTGGTCAGGCCGACAACCAGCGGCCCGTTCGCGCCGGTCATGCCCAGCAGTTCCTCGGGCAGGCCGATCCCCGGTACGAAGGGCACATTCGCTGCCTTGATGCCGCGGTTCGCCAGATAGATGCAGGTCGGCGTCTTGGACGTGCGCGACACGCCGGTCAGGATCACATCGGCGCTGTGCAGATTCCAGAGCCCCTGCCCGTCGTCATGGGTCAGGGCAAACTGCATCGCATCGATCCGGCTGAAGTAATCCGCATCCA of Alphaproteobacteria bacterium contains these proteins:
- a CDS encoding class I SAM-dependent methyltransferase; protein product: MYGSSPLLRRLTLGLPTVLGLAKRGYFIPYRYAAGIPARAERAAFPFVEDLFRDRESDFLDLLDVPDDLILSLADRFNWPAPPSPRWQQVWFPRLDALATYLLVRRHRPRRIVEIGSGHSTRFAAAAIRDDGLKTEIRAVDPDPRADLEHLKCVSFHRMPLQDVPMSEFADLAPGDFLMIDSSHIAMPGSDVDILLGRIVPSLPAGVFIQVHDMFLPDPYPESWTWRGYNEQLPVAALMAGGAVEPVWSSRWIATRHHAVIKNGPIAQIPIWEDVPETSLWLRKIR
- a CDS encoding pyruvate, water dikinase regulatory protein, translating into MTDGMRDIQLYLVSDSTGETVQAIARACIVQFEDVEGVEHHWNLVRSTTKVDQILQKVSESPGIVLFTFVNQELRRHLMDGCRQLRVPCISVLDPFINAFENYLGEPARQQPGRQHALDADYFSRIDAMQFALTHDDGQGLWNLHSADVILTGVSRTSKTPTCIYLANRGIKAANVPFVPGIGLPEELLGMTGANGPLVVGLTKDPASLVQIRKNRLKMIAEDDETDYVDLETVKKEVMTCRRICRERDWPVIDVSRRSIEETAAAVIQHYDRRLENRNGGPGGAA
- the dnaQ gene encoding DNA polymerase III subunit epsilon, with product MREICFDTETTGLDPAGGHRVVEIGGVELINRVPTGETYHVYLNPERDMPVEAFQVHGLSEAFLADKPLFQDVVEDFLAFVGDAKLVIHNAAFDMKFLNAELKACGRPTLPMSQSIDTVAMAREKFPGAAVSLDALCKRFAIDNSARTKHGALLDAELLAEVYIELTGGRQTGLTFGDDGPSQGTSRAASRVTTISDRPVREPRPHAPSAEEEAAHKAFLEKISNPLWTAAE
- the coaE gene encoding dephospho-CoA kinase (Dephospho-CoA kinase (CoaE) performs the final step in coenzyme A biosynthesis.) — translated: MIVIGLTGSIGMGKSTASAMLRGLGVPVHDADATVHRLTGPGGAAVPAIEAAFPGATKDGAVDRAALGPKVFGDPAALKTLESILHPMVAADRDGFLKSCMLHGRRAAVLDVPLLFETGGERLCDLTIAVTAPLFIQAQRVLARPGMTPEKLRDIRARQMPEGEKRRRADIVIWSSLGRRPVLRALENTLKMPVVARNRWRNPHA
- a CDS encoding response regulator transcription factor, yielding MSGKKILLCDDDEALRQSLAEQLQLHEEFETVQVGSAGDAIAAAKEHHFDAIVLDVGLPDMDGREACRLLRRNGVKCPVLMLTAHDSDSDTILGLDAGANDYVAKPFRLNVLLARLRAQLRQHEQSEDAVFAIGPYSFRPAQKLLLEEDKNRKVRLTEKETAILKYLYRAGMKVISRDTLLGEVWGYNAGVTTHTLETHVYRLRQKIERDPSNAEILVTEPGGYKLVP
- a CDS encoding Maf family protein, encoding MTVGSATAIGQSKTIVLASGSRTRADLLRGAGLTIEIDPANVDEDAVKESLRAEGASAAQVAEALSDLKALKVSQRHPGALVIGADQTLDCNGVWFDKPPDLDHLRGHLEALSGQRHSLFAGVSVMQDGQRLWGLVEPAHMTMRRLSPDFIRRYVDAVGEDGLGSVGGYRLEGLGAQLFSRVEGDYFTVLGLPLLALLGFLRQNGAITS
- a CDS encoding L,D-transpeptidase family protein, translated to MTEILTDGARLILPDGVGVPCAMGRSGLIDAARKSEGDGATPIGRWRLVQVYYRPDRVDPPETGLPTAALQERDGWCDDPRDPAYNRHVLRPYPASHEAMWREDGLYDLVVTTDHNSDPVIPGAGSAIFLHCRNPEGKPTAGCIALDRADLQDLLSRLDGPAWLDIRRKL
- a CDS encoding MBL fold metallo-hydrolase, coding for MARDQGRPEFFVKFWGTRGSIACSGPDTMRYGGNTSCIEVMCGSQRLIFDGGTGLRKLGREIAQEGPQDIDLFLTHTHLDHIIGLPFFVPFHIPGNNPRVWAGNLLPDRTLKGTLSDMMQAPLFPVPPETFRANVEFHDFEAGDTLTPGTGITLRTAPLNHPNGACGYRIEFDGRSICYITDTEHYPEGRDQTVVDLVRGADIMIYDATYTEEEYPRFVGFGHSTWEEAVRVADAAGVKTLVLFHHEPTHDDEFMDDIAEAVDEARPGSVVAREGMMMRP
- a CDS encoding MFS transporter, whose amino-acid sequence is MTDGPVPGPQMRDARSDWTGILFGLCVALLAAYQQLKLPPVLPEMLDRFDYGPELAGGFMSIFAVIGLGLSVKIGQAMQRQSTAAWLVAGCLLAVLGAAPILTLPENGWAVLAGRGLEGMAMAILAVAGPTLMTRNAAPRHLPIAAALAATWIPLGGLVATLIGRAAETLLPGDAVWPSVWWGGIVIAVTIAGWTLWLARGDGRRLALPTAQGGAPDLPPEARRGMMLVALCFSFWALQNIAVLSWLPEYLVADRGMDHARAKEFYGLTVAAIAGCNLFAAILLKSGLPIARLLAVVLAGQVLVLLLGPLAGTDWTGVLVLLAYGFFAGITPTCLFALPGRLLGPGGTGTAAFGMLMAGRNLGVLAGPIVIGWVGGSVWGWSGGWWTAAASTLCATLAALAIHRKIRASGRMSRG
- a CDS encoding shikimate dehydrogenase, whose amino-acid sequence is MTGSNAGPVAGVVGMPVAQSLSPVLHGTWLKRFGLPGRYERREIAPERFESDMTSLLQDEGWVGMNVTVPHKEAAFRFCDRLDQAARRLGAVNTVVRLPDGTIEGRNTDLYGFRRNLETAAGWGRIGRGSAIVLGAGGAARAVVAALQDLGFQEIRIVNRTVARAERLVEELSEAGSARLIAATAPDLSDCDLLVNTTSLGMAGQPPLEIDLTVLPTSAFVTDIVYKPLETGLLAAARARGNSTVDGLGMLLHQAVPGFEAWFNPPETPQVDDDLRRVVLGAMAA